The Microbulbifer sp. YPW1 genome contains the following window.
CAAAGCCACTTTCATTCATGGATGCGGACGGCAACATGCCGATGGAGCCGGTGAGCATGGCGGCGGCGTCCGACAGGATGTCGCCGAACATGTTGCCGGTCACCATCACATCAAACTGCTTCGGTGCGCGCACCAGCTGCATGGCAGCGTTGTCCACGTACATGTGTGACAGCTCTACATCCGGATACTCCGGCGCCAGGCGATCCAGCACCTCGCGCCACAGTACGGTGACTTCCAGTACATTGGCCTTGTCCACAGAACACAGTTTGCCGCCACGCTTTTGTGCCGCTTCAAATGCGGTGCGCGCGATACGCTCGATTTCGGACTCTTTGTAGACGTAGGTGTTGTAGCCCTGCTTCTCGCCGTTCTCAAGCGTTTTGATACCGCGCGGCTCACCGAAGTAGATACCGCCGGTCAGCTCGCGCACGATCAGAATATCCAGGCCGGAAACCACTTCGGGCTTCAGCGAGGAGGCATCGGCCAGTTGCGGATACAGAATCGCCGGACGCAGGTTGGCGTAAAGGCCGAGACCACTGCGAATTTTCAGCAGGCCTTTTTCCGGGCGAATGGCGCGATCCAGGGTATCCCACTTGGGTCCACCTACCGCACCCAACAGCACCGCATCGCACTCGCCGGCCTTGGCCAGTTCCGCGTCGGTCAGGGGTTCACCGTGGGCGTCGATGGACGCACCACCGATCAGGCCTTCGGTGAACTCCAGATTCAGGCCAAATTTTTCGTCGACAGTTTTCAGTACCGCAACCGCCTGCTCGACAATTTCCGGGCCAATACCGTCGCCCGGAAGGATCATGATTTTCTTGCTCATCGTTCTTCCAATTATTCTGTTGGCCGCTTACTTCACTGCATCAAACAGCCAGGGCGCCTGCTCCCGACGCTTGGCTTCATACGCGCGAATATCGTCCGCATCTTCCAGGGTGAGGCCAATGTCATCCAGGCCATTCAGCAGACAGTGCTTGCGGAATTCGTCCACTTCAAACGCAATCTTCTCGCCGTTGGGCTTGATTACCTGCTGGTTTTCCAGATCGATGGTCAGCGCGTAGCCTTCCTCGGCGTACATCTCCTGGAACAACTGGTCGACGACCTCTTCGTCGAGAACAATCGGCAGCAGGCCGTTCTTGAAGCAGTTGTTAAAGAAAATATCCGCAAAACTGGGCGCAATCACCGCACGGAAACCGTAATCATCCAGCGCCCAGGGGGCGTGTTCACGGCTGGAACCACAGCCAAAATTCTTGCGAGCCAGCAACACGGAAGCACCCTCGTAACGCGGGTGGTTCAGCGGAAAGTCCGGGTTTACCGGACGCTGACTGCAATCCTGGCCCGGCTGACCCTCGTCCAGATAGCGCAGCTCATCAAACAGGTTCGGACCGAAGCCAGTGCGCTTGATGGATTTCAGGAACTGCTTGGGAATAATCAGATCCGTATCCACATTCGCGCGATCCATCGGCGCAGCCACGCCTTTATGTTGGGTAAACGCTTTCATCAGACCGCCTCCTTCTGCATTTCACGCAC
Protein-coding sequences here:
- the leuD gene encoding 3-isopropylmalate dehydratase small subunit, translating into MKAFTQHKGVAAPMDRANVDTDLIIPKQFLKSIKRTGFGPNLFDELRYLDEGQPGQDCSQRPVNPDFPLNHPRYEGASVLLARKNFGCGSSREHAPWALDDYGFRAVIAPSFADIFFNNCFKNGLLPIVLDEEVVDQLFQEMYAEEGYALTIDLENQQVIKPNGEKIAFEVDEFRKHCLLNGLDDIGLTLEDADDIRAYEAKRREQAPWLFDAVK
- the leuB gene encoding 3-isopropylmalate dehydrogenase, whose translation is MSKKIMILPGDGIGPEIVEQAVAVLKTVDEKFGLNLEFTEGLIGGASIDAHGEPLTDAELAKAGECDAVLLGAVGGPKWDTLDRAIRPEKGLLKIRSGLGLYANLRPAILYPQLADASSLKPEVVSGLDILIVRELTGGIYFGEPRGIKTLENGEKQGYNTYVYKESEIERIARTAFEAAQKRGGKLCSVDKANVLEVTVLWREVLDRLAPEYPDVELSHMYVDNAAMQLVRAPKQFDVMVTGNMFGDILSDAAAMLTGSIGMLPSASMNESGFGLYEPCHGSAPDIAGQGIANPLATILSAAMMLRYSLDMGEAAAAIEAAVSKVLDQGLRTADIYTEGSKKVSTAEMGAAVVAAF